Genomic DNA from Streptomyces sp. NBC_01571:
ATCAGACGCCTGGCATACGGAGCCACCGAGTCCAAGGAGCGCCGCTGCGAATCCGCGTAGAGGGTGGTGCCGAAGGCGAGGGAAGACTTGCCCGACCCCGAGACGCCGGTGAAGACAGCGTTGCGTCGCGCGGGACCGTCAGGTCCACGTCCTTGAGATTGTGCTCGTGAGCGCACATCACCCGGACGTCGGCCTGGACGGGCGAGGGCTTCTGGGGAGCGGGCGCTGCTGCGTCGGTCATCCCTCAAAGCCAACAACGCGCGGACCTGCCCAGATGGAGATAACGTGCTTGGCCGGGGGCGTGGCGCGCAGCGTTAGTGCGATGGCACGCGGGCATAGAGGGTCCGAATTCCGGCATGCATACGTTGGGCGGCAGCCCTACGTTGGGAAAGCCGAGATCGCAAAGCCACCGAAATGACCGCCGGCATTTGCACGGCCGAGTCGCCCTGGATCAGCAGAGGAGATTGTCATGGCAAGCAGCAACCGCGCCGTCGTCTTCCAGAACCCGAGAGACATGCGCGTCGAGTCCCTCGACTTCCCGAAGCTTCAGATGCCGAACGGGAAAAAGGCCCCGCATGGCGCCATTCTCAGAATGGTCGCCACCAACATCTGCGGTAGCGACCTGCACATCTACCGCGGGTCCTTCCCGGTGCCCCAGGGCATGGTGATGGGGCACGAGATGACCGGGGAGGTCATCGAGGTCGGCCCCGACGTCGAGTTCCTCAGTGAGGGCGACCTCGTCTCCGTCCCGTTCAACGTCGCCTGCGGCCGATGTCGCAACTGCAGGGCGCGCCGGACCGACGTCTGCGAGACCACGAACCCTAAGGTGGCCTGCGGAGCGTACGGCTTCAACCTGGGCGACTGGGCCGGCGGCCAGGCCGAGTACCTGTTCGTCCCGTACGCCGACTTCCAGCTCCTGCGCTTCCCTGACAGGGACCAGGCCATGGCGAAGATCCGTGACCTGGCGGTGCTCTCGGACATCCTGCCCACCGCGTTCCACGGTCTCATGGAGGCCGGTGCCAAGCCGGGCTCGACCGTGTACATCGCCGGCGCCGGCCCGGTCGGCCGCTGCGCCGCGGCAGCGGCGCGCCTCCTCGGGGCGTCCTGCATCATCGTCGGCGACTACAACAAGGACCGCCTGGAGCTGGTGAAGAAGAACGGCTGCGAGACGATCGACCTGAGCCAGGACGCAGCGCTCACCGACCAGATCGAGGCCATCCTGGGCGAACCCATGGTCGACTGCGCAGTCGACTACGTCGGCACCGAGGCACACGGCATCGGCCGCGAGGCCGAGGACATGGACCCGGCCTACGCCATCAACCAGGTGATCGACGCCACCCGCGCGGGCGGAGCCACCGGAGTCATCGGCGTCTACGGCCCCGACCCGCTCGCGAAGTCGAAGGCCGAGCAAGAGGGAACGTACCCGATCGACTTCGGCAAGGCCTGGATCAAGTCGCCGCGGATCGCCGCCGGGCAGGCACCGATCATGCACTACAACCGCGAGCTGATGATGGCGATCCTGTGGGACCGCATGCCCTACTTGAGCGCCATGCTCAACACGAAGGTGATCAGCCTCGACGACGCCCCCGACGCCTACGCGACCTTCGACACGGGCGTGCCCCTCAAGTTCATCATCGACCCCCACGGCCTCATTCCCGCCTGAGGCCCGCCCTCCCCGGCCCGCAGTCCCCGTTCGGGGAGGCTGCGGGCCGGACCCCTGCCTTGCCGACGCATCGGTCGGCGAAAGGCCCGGGAAGATCCCTGCGGCGTACGCCGGGACAGGACGCCGTGAGCCTCGGGCAGATTCGTGAACCTCGCGCAGCGCGAGGACGGGGACCGCCTCGGCGCGCACCGCCTCGAGTCCAGGCATCCGCGCTGGGAGCATCGCTCATCGGCCTCCTCGCCCGGTCAGTGTGGGATGTCCGAGTCGCTGCGTCGCGGCGAGGCGCCGGCCTGCATGCGCGCGCATCTGGCGGACCCCGACCTGGACCCCGAGGGCATCGCCGCGGGCCTGCACGTCTCCCGCCGCACCCTGTTCCGCCTCTTCGAGCGCACGAGCGAGTCCGCCATGGCGCGCCTGCGCTCCCTGCGGCTCGAGCGCGCCCGGCTGATGCTGCGGACGCATCCGGGCAAGCAGATCTCCACGATCGCGCTGGAGACGGGTTTCTCCAGCGCGATGCAGCTCTACCGCGCCTTCCGCGCTGTGACTGGCATGACCCCCAGCGAGTACCGGGAGGCTGGCGTCG
This window encodes:
- a CDS encoding helix-turn-helix transcriptional regulator; protein product: MRAHLADPDLDPEGIAAGLHVSRRTLFRLFERTSESAMARLRSLRLERARLMLRTHPGKQISTIALETGFSSAMQLYRAFRAVTGMTPSEYREAGVAAVPQTDHVDTVLDG
- a CDS encoding alcohol dehydrogenase catalytic domain-containing protein, which translates into the protein MASSNRAVVFQNPRDMRVESLDFPKLQMPNGKKAPHGAILRMVATNICGSDLHIYRGSFPVPQGMVMGHEMTGEVIEVGPDVEFLSEGDLVSVPFNVACGRCRNCRARRTDVCETTNPKVACGAYGFNLGDWAGGQAEYLFVPYADFQLLRFPDRDQAMAKIRDLAVLSDILPTAFHGLMEAGAKPGSTVYIAGAGPVGRCAAAAARLLGASCIIVGDYNKDRLELVKKNGCETIDLSQDAALTDQIEAILGEPMVDCAVDYVGTEAHGIGREAEDMDPAYAINQVIDATRAGGATGVIGVYGPDPLAKSKAEQEGTYPIDFGKAWIKSPRIAAGQAPIMHYNRELMMAILWDRMPYLSAMLNTKVISLDDAPDAYATFDTGVPLKFIIDPHGLIPA